A single genomic interval of Hoplias malabaricus isolate fHopMal1 chromosome 7, fHopMal1.hap1, whole genome shotgun sequence harbors:
- the LOC136702749 gene encoding polymeric immunoglobulin receptor-like, translated as MLLMFYLLFTGPQGSEGCTLENHRETEEITAYTGESVLLPCYCTDTNSTPETFTWKKDLINRKEWRKVSNESGQYSNRYQLFNSHSPGNLSLLISHLTEEDRGVYRCNYKGAKHTDITLTVKGCTLEGQGQNKKITAYTGGSVLLSCNCTDTNSTPVIFKWKKENKTGTQKRVVSNESGQFKGRVQLFNSHSPGNLSLLVSHLTKDDGGEYRCNASGRGFGKIRLSVEDNTPQPTSSESTTGDHSRGDSDSSVNYIYICAAVGASLLLIVLGGVFYWRYRAQRRGRTESQTGSRGGQETQDDALVLYATVNKQDTHQEEQEQDDVTYSTVVHNKPSTSAHTLLDTGDTTEYACVKRS; from the exons ATGTTGCTGATGTTTTATCTTCTCTTCACTGGACCTCAGGGCTCTGAAG gatgcACACTGGAAAACCACAGGGAGACAGAAGAGATTACTGCATACACTGGAGAGTCAgtactgctgccctgttactgcactgacaccAACTCTACACCtgagacattcacctggaagaAAGACTTAATTAACAGAAAGGAATGGCGTAAGGTGTCTAATGAGAGCGGTCAGTACAGTAACAGATATCAGttgtttaactctcactctccaggaaatctctctctgctcatatcacacctgactgaagaggatagAGGAGTGTACAGATGTAATTATAAAGGAGctaaacacacagacatcacTCTCACTGTTAAAG gatgcACACTGGAGGGCCAAGGGCAGAATAAAAAGATTACTGCATACACTGGAGGGTCAGTCCTGCTGTCCTGTAACTGCACTGACACCAACTCTACACCTGTGATATTCaagtggaaaaaagaaaacaaaactggAACACAAAAGAGAGTGGTGTCTAATGAGAGCGGTCAGTTCAAAGgcagagtccagctgtttaactcacactctccaggaaatctctctctgctcgtaTCACACCTGACTAAAGACGACGGAGGAGAGTACAGATGTAATGCTAGCGGACGTGGATTTGGAAAGATCAGACTCAGTGTTGAAG acaacacaccacaaccTACATCTTCTGAATCCACCACTGGGGACCACAGCAGAGGAG attcagattcatcaGTCAACTACATCTACATCTGCGCTGCTGTGGGGGCTTCACTGCTGTTGATTGTCCTCGGAGGAGTCTTCTACTGGAGatacagag CTCAGAGACGAGGACGGACGGAGAGTCAGACAGGAAGTAGAGGAGGTCAGGAGACTCAG GATGATGCTCTGGTGCTGTACGctactgtaaacaaacaggacacacaccaggaggagcaggaacag GACGATGTGACGTACTCCACTGTGGTCCACAACAAACCATcaacatcagcacacacactgctggacactggagatactACAGAATATGCGTGTGTCAAACGcagttaa